In Bacillus cereus ATCC 14579, a single window of DNA contains:
- a CDS encoding helix-turn-helix transcriptional regulator has protein sequence MKLQNRVRELRAKHRLSQGDLGKAIGSSRQTISLIERGDYAPSIVLSLKIAQIFNVPVEEIFTLVEGEEDDEE, from the coding sequence ATGAAGCTTCAAAATCGAGTGAGGGAATTGCGAGCAAAGCATCGTTTATCACAAGGGGATTTAGGGAAAGCGATTGGATCATCACGGCAAACGATTAGTTTAATTGAGCGCGGGGATTATGCACCATCTATCGTATTGTCGTTAAAAATCGCACAAATTTTCAATGTACCGGTGGAGGAAATATTTACGTTAGTAGAGGGGGAAGAGGACGATGAAGAGTAA